In Crassostrea angulata isolate pt1a10 chromosome 6, ASM2561291v2, whole genome shotgun sequence, a genomic segment contains:
- the LOC128186584 gene encoding uncharacterized protein LOC128186584 codes for MPLISKIYLAVTLWWVCLHVYVISCPCYNGGTCKNYICTCSIGFYGTRCQKNSIVSLFTTVSTKSFTLSEAESYMKKAHEMIFDHINKNFELEKSIFYLACIGTSVVTEMDEIFTNIHDEDLLPLSKEMAKSISYVISVLDIVGCQSYVAIYRCTKKREEVSYDTLMLSFFKTHINYCTYLIERSEANLVKITNLYLESNRGEGNLITFDERTDDPVLSFTVIKTTGRDAPMFYESRYGSLTLPFWETFQDNVGSKMIAINVLSYKNNPYKYFSSEEIRSSVVKTVITDIKGDELKLYDLEDDLTATMDLSQLLSSSTSTWTDMKQNEMEWNFAAYTNLSVEAMVVDINLKSMYDCTLYGLYGWRKYPTTLNYDIKVVTRGNAKIVTQAPWNLPISYKDNRLQLTIYNKRFTSGGYLLPLLMALSCQETHQFRILEIKSYRLKDAKWTVNKQAKVHKVEGTNVTIKSSLFGTFAANSLLLPPNSIDFEDVFDNFAEKIMTTPHVLIVVCCILLFSIPASVLLRRADREDHYRWQYLPLVDNKEKDGYEYFVSVNTAVRSSRTLTSNCFFKLKGEEKDSGNRVLNDGCRKNFTRGTCCNFLLKTNYLGPLQKITVWHDNLGRSPDWLLSKIVIVDALEQEKYIFVCEEWLSLTRENCKTWVELSPLTSEAVPINLMLSENSRRGLFDDHLWFSLSLRPNASKFTRVQRLWCIVALLFLSMVASAMWFDGNPSISTEDTNQMQMVQIGPFTLSYRMLYVGLMSSLLMFVPSFAIVFIFNNRSLRKSNKLKTIYPQHKVYDRNWLLPWWMVFVAYCSICLSIMCGGFFTFLYSLEFGSGTTNDWFLAFIMGTLQDIILLQPCKVSFF; via the exons ATGCCGTTGATATCGAAAATCTATC TGGCGGTGACTTTGTGGTGGGTGTGCCTTCACGTGTACGTTATATCTTGTCCTTGTTACAATGGAGGTACCTGCAAGAACTATATATGTACCTGTTCGATCGGATTCTATGGGACACGTTGTCAAAAAA attCAATTGTGTCACTTTTTACTACGGTCTCCACCAAATCTTTCACGCTCTCCGAAGCAGAGAGTTATATGAAGAAAGCCCATGAGATGATATTTGATCACATTAACAAAAACTTTGAACTGGAAAAGTCGATA TTTTACTTGGCCTGTATTGGAACTTCGgttgtgactgaaatggatgaaatatttacaaatattcatGACGAGGATCTTTTACCACTATCAAAAG AAATGGCTAAAAGCATTAGTTACGTAATATCCGTGTTGGACATCGTTGGATGCCAATCATACGTAGCTATTTATCGATGCACAAAAAAGAGAGAAGAGGTATCATATGATACTTTGatgttgtctttttttaaaacccaCATTAATTAC TGTACATATCTCATCGAAAGAAGCGAGGCAAATCTAGTGAAAATAACTAACTTGTACCTTGAGTCAAATCGCGGTGAAGGAAACCTAATAACGTTTGATGAACGTACGGATGATCCAGTTCTGTCCTTTACCGTGATTAAAACAACCGGGCGTGACGCACCAATGTTCTATGAGAGTCGATACGGTTCACTTACATTACCGTTCTGGGAAACCTTCCAGGATAATGTTGGGAGCAAAATGATTGCCATCAAT GTTTTGTCCTACAAAAACAACCCATATAAGTACTTCAGTTCTGAAGAAATACGTTCCTCTGTTGTTAAAACTGTAATAACTGACATTAAAGGAgatgaattaaaattatatgaCCTGGAGGACGACTTAACTGCAACAATGGACCTTAGTCAG CTATTATCTTCAAGTACAAGTACTTGGACAGATATGAAGCAGAACGAGATGGAATGGAATTTTGCTGCATACACCAACTTGTCAGTCGAGGCAATGGTTGTTGATATCAACCTTAAATCCATGTATGATTGTACGTTGTACGGTTTATATGGCTGGAGAAAATATCCCACAACTCTAAATTATGACATTAAGGTGGTCACAAGGGGGAATGCCAAGATCGTCACCCAGGCCCCCTGGAATTTACCCATCAGCTACAAAGATAACAGACTGCAACTCACCATCTACAACAAAAGGTTCACATCCGGAGGATATCTGTTACCGTTATTAATGGCGTTATCCTGCCAGG AAACTCATCAATTTAGAATACTGGAAATCAAGTCATACCGTTTAAAAGATGCCAAATGGACTGTCAACAAACAAGCTAAG GTACACAAAGTTGAAGGAACAAACGTGACCATTAAAAGTTCTCTATTCGGGACATTTGCTGCCAACTCCCTGCTATTGCCTCCCAATTCTATAGACTTTGAGGACGTTTTTGACAACTTTGCAGAGAAAATAATGACAACACCACATGTGTTGATTGTTGTGTGTTGTATCTTATTATTCTCAATTCCAGCTTCTGTGTTACTACGTAGAGCAGATAGAGAAGACCATTATAGG TGGCAATATCTTCCTCTCGTGGACAACAAGGAAAAGGACGGTTACGAATATTTCGTATCAGTCAACACGGCAGTGCGATCCTCACGTACTCTAACAtcaaattgcttttttaaactgaaaggTGAAGAAAAGGATAGCGGAAACAGGGTACTAAATGATGGTTGTCGAAAG aacttcacGCGCGGGACTTGctgtaattttcttttgaagaCAAATTATTTAGGACCACTTCAAAAGATCACTGTTTGGCATGACAACCTCGGAAGATCGCCTGATTGGTTGTTGTCTAAAATAGTAATTGTGGATGCACTGGAACAGGAAAA GTACATATTTGTATGTGAAGAATGGTTGTCACTTACTCGCGAAAATTGTAAAACGTGGGTTGAATTATCACCGCTAACCTCAGAAGCTGTTCCTATAAATCTAATGTTAAGTGAAAATAGCCGTCGAGGTCTCTTCGACGATCACCTATGGTTTTCACTCTCATTAAGACCAAATGCAAGCAAATTTACACGTGTTCAGAGACTGTGGTGTATCGTGGCTCTATTGTTTTTATCCATGGTGGCATCAGCAATGTGGTTTGACGGCAACCCGTCTATCTCAACAGAGGACACCAACCAGATGCAGATGGTGCAAATTGGTCCCTTTACACTAAGCTATCGAATGCTTTACGTGGGACTGATGTCTTCATTGCTGATGTTTGTACCgtcatttgcaattgttttcattttcaacaaCAGATCGCTACGTAAATCAAACAAGCTTAAAACAATCTATCCACAACACAAGGTTTACGACCGAAATTGGTTACTGCCCTGGTGGATGGTTTTTGTGGCGTACTGTTCAATCTGTCTGTCCATTATGTGCGGTGGATTTTTCACGTTTCTTTATTCGTTGGAGTTTGGTTCTGGAACAACAAATGACTGGTTTCTAGCATTCATAATGGGAACCCTACAAGACATCATATTGCTACAACCGTGTAAAGTGagtttcttttaa